A single genomic interval of Bradyrhizobium japonicum USDA 6 harbors:
- the mltA gene encoding murein transglycosylase A, whose amino-acid sequence MAPEARIKTFLKNSATALCAGAVVLSSFSLGAEAARRHYRSHHHHLPALAAAPPRALPYPQLPLPFEIPGAQYLPLTWADVKGWSDDDHLAAYKTFRASCRTINAQTGAAEPKALGGSLSEPCRAAKSLELTDDAKARTFFEQNFAPLRISRLGEPDGFVTGYYEPVLEGSRTQTEIYNVPVYRRPSNLFVRGYKQDSVSLPNKGPVYRKIGRRKLVPYYDRGEIEDGKIAGRGLEIAWLKDPTDLLFAQIQGSARIKFDDGGTVRLNYDAYNGYPYTAVGRVLIERGIIPKEEMSMQKIREWMAQNPEGAKDLRRQNRSYIFFREVNLSDKEEAVGAQGIPLTAGRSIAVDKALHVYGTPFFIEGELPIDSERSKTPFHRLMIAQDTGSAIIGPARADLYFGAGADAGRVSGRLRHPMHFVMLVPKGLDPTARAAKLPVPDPRPSEKIAKLFPQIDPAKDSAKDQTKPAAPAAAVAQGKGETVAVANPVPLPVPRPLIEPVEEPRRPVKNRPHRQQ is encoded by the coding sequence TTGGCACCGGAAGCGCGAATTAAGACTTTCCTGAAGAACAGCGCGACGGCGCTTTGCGCGGGTGCCGTCGTGCTGTCGTCGTTTTCGCTCGGCGCCGAGGCGGCGCGGCGTCACTATCGCAGCCATCATCATCATCTCCCGGCACTTGCCGCCGCACCACCGCGCGCCTTGCCCTATCCGCAACTCCCTTTGCCGTTCGAAATCCCCGGTGCGCAATATCTGCCGCTGACCTGGGCGGACGTGAAAGGCTGGAGCGACGACGACCATCTGGCCGCCTACAAGACGTTCCGCGCGAGTTGCCGGACGATCAACGCGCAGACCGGTGCGGCCGAACCGAAGGCGCTTGGCGGCTCGCTGAGCGAGCCCTGCCGGGCCGCCAAGTCGCTCGAGCTCACCGACGACGCCAAAGCCAGGACCTTCTTCGAGCAGAATTTTGCGCCGCTGCGGATCTCGCGCCTCGGCGAGCCCGACGGTTTCGTCACCGGCTATTACGAGCCGGTGCTGGAGGGATCGCGGACCCAGACCGAAATCTACAACGTTCCGGTCTATCGCAGACCCTCGAACCTGTTCGTGCGCGGCTACAAGCAGGACTCGGTCAGCCTGCCCAACAAGGGCCCGGTCTATCGCAAGATCGGCCGCCGCAAGCTGGTCCCCTATTACGATCGCGGCGAGATCGAGGACGGCAAGATCGCCGGTCGCGGGCTGGAGATCGCCTGGCTGAAGGACCCGACCGATCTGTTGTTCGCCCAGATCCAGGGCTCGGCGCGGATCAAGTTCGACGACGGCGGCACGGTCCGGCTGAATTACGACGCCTATAACGGCTATCCCTACACGGCCGTCGGCCGTGTCCTGATCGAGCGCGGCATCATTCCGAAGGAGGAGATGTCGATGCAGAAGATCAGGGAGTGGATGGCGCAGAACCCCGAGGGCGCCAAGGATCTGCGCCGCCAGAACCGCTCCTACATCTTCTTCCGCGAGGTCAACTTGTCCGACAAGGAAGAGGCGGTGGGTGCGCAGGGCATTCCGCTGACCGCCGGCCGCTCGATCGCGGTCGACAAGGCGCTGCACGTCTACGGCACGCCGTTCTTCATCGAGGGCGAGCTGCCGATCGATTCCGAGCGCTCCAAGACGCCGTTCCACCGGCTGATGATCGCGCAGGACACCGGCTCGGCCATCATCGGCCCCGCGCGCGCCGATCTCTATTTCGGCGCCGGCGCGGATGCCGGCCGCGTCTCGGGACGGCTGCGCCATCCCATGCACTTCGTCATGTTGGTACCGAAGGGCCTCGATCCCACGGCGCGCGCCGCGAAGTTGCCGGTGCCGGATCCGCGTCCCTCGGAGAAGATCGCAAAGCTGTTTCCGCAGATCGATCCTGCCAAGGATTCCGCCAAGGATCAGACCAAGCCGGCGGCGCCAGCCGCAGCCGTGGCACAAGGTAAAGGTGAGACAGTCGCCGTTGCCAATCCGGTCCCATTACCGGTGCCGCGTCCCCTGATAGAGCCCGTTGAGGAGCCCCGGCGGCCGGTCAAGAATCGTCCCCATCGACAGCAATGA
- the hemJ gene encoding protoporphyrinogen oxidase HemJ — MFEDVYLWIKALHVIAVISWMAGMLYLPRLFVYHSEAEIGSKQSETFKVMERRLLKAIINPAMIVTWLAGLYLAWSGHWFSFGWLHVKLALVLAMSGVHGFFSRWCKDFAADRRPRSQKFYRIINEVPTVLMILIVIMVIVKPF, encoded by the coding sequence ATGTTCGAAGACGTCTATCTCTGGATCAAGGCGCTGCATGTGATCGCCGTCATCTCCTGGATGGCGGGCATGCTCTATTTGCCGCGGCTGTTCGTTTATCACTCCGAGGCCGAGATCGGCTCGAAGCAGTCGGAAACGTTCAAGGTGATGGAACGCCGGCTGCTCAAGGCGATCATCAACCCCGCCATGATCGTCACATGGCTTGCCGGGCTCTATCTCGCCTGGTCCGGCCACTGGTTCTCTTTCGGCTGGCTGCACGTAAAACTGGCACTGGTTCTGGCGATGTCCGGGGTCCACGGCTTTTTTTCACGCTGGTGCAAGGATTTCGCCGCCGACCGGCGTCCGCGCAGCCAGAAATTCTATCGAATTATCAACGAGGTGCCGACTGTCCTGATGATCTTGATCGTCATCATGGTGATCGTGAAGCCGTTCTAG
- a CDS encoding Tim44/TimA family putative adaptor protein — MDIYTIIFLALAVFIFLRLRSVLGQRTGNERPPFDRTAARNALGGAQDKNVVTMPGKVIDQAPLAPTAEPAPPSDRWKGLTEPGTALAQGLDAIVDKDSTFDPRHFISGARGAYEMIVLAFANGDRRALRDLLSSEVYDSFDAAIKEREKNEQKTETRFVSIDKAELVGAELRDRTAQLTIRFVSQMISATRDKSGNIVDGSADTVADITDIWTFARDITSRDPNWKLVGTGSAN; from the coding sequence GTGGACATCTACACCATCATCTTCCTGGCGCTGGCGGTCTTCATCTTTCTGAGACTGCGCAGCGTGCTGGGACAGCGGACGGGTAACGAGCGGCCGCCGTTCGACCGCACCGCCGCCCGCAATGCGCTGGGGGGTGCCCAGGACAAGAACGTCGTGACCATGCCGGGCAAGGTGATCGATCAGGCCCCGCTGGCGCCGACCGCCGAGCCGGCCCCGCCCTCCGACCGCTGGAAGGGCCTGACCGAGCCGGGCACCGCGCTCGCCCAGGGTCTCGACGCCATCGTCGACAAGGACTCCACCTTCGACCCACGCCATTTCATCTCGGGCGCCCGCGGCGCCTACGAGATGATCGTGCTGGCCTTTGCCAATGGCGACCGCCGCGCATTGCGCGACCTGCTGTCGTCGGAGGTCTATGACAGCTTCGACGCCGCCATCAAGGAACGCGAGAAGAACGAGCAGAAGACCGAGACGCGTTTCGTCTCGATCGACAAGGCCGAGCTCGTCGGCGCCGAGCTGCGCGACCGCACGGCTCAGCTCACCATACGATTCGTCTCGCAGATGATCTCGGCCACCCGCGACAAGAGCGGCAATATCGTCGACGGTAGTGCGGACACGGTCGCCGACATCACCGACATCTGGACCTTCGCCCGCGATATCACCTCTCGCGATCCAAACTGGAAGCTGGTTGGCACCGGAAGCGCGAATTAA
- the mnmE gene encoding tRNA uridine-5-carboxymethylaminomethyl(34) synthesis GTPase MnmE, producing the protein MHPRDQTIFALSSGRAPSAIAVVRVSGSQAGLVLTTLAGSQPAPRQASRRLLRDGAGQPIDDAVVLWFPGPASATGEDVAEFHVHGGRAVLAALLAAISLIPNTRAAEPGEFTRRAFENGKLDLTEAEGLDDLIHADTDRQRRQALRQLQGLLGDRARDWRERIIEASALIEAGIDFSDEGDVPAELRAPAVKAIKALHDEITEVLAAQGHSERLRDGLVVAIAGEPNVGKSTLINQLSRREVAIVSPYAGTTRDVIEVQLDLDGYPVTVIDTAGIRETDDPVEQEGVRRARARAEDADLVLWLVEGGRAVDPGAMQSLVKSRPGREQSGGSIWIVRNKIDLGEAEDVGSGVEFGISARRGDGVPNLIDALVKFAAEFFGTTEGALVTRARQRDLLRRASDSLRRSLELVEDGEELAAEELRAAAYALGRLLGRVDVEDVLGAIFQKFCIGK; encoded by the coding sequence ATGCATCCGCGAGACCAGACCATTTTTGCGCTGTCGTCCGGCCGTGCGCCGAGCGCGATCGCTGTGGTGCGCGTCTCCGGATCGCAAGCCGGCCTCGTGCTGACGACGCTGGCGGGGAGCCAGCCGGCGCCGAGACAGGCCAGCCGCCGGCTGCTGCGCGATGGCGCGGGCCAGCCGATCGACGACGCGGTCGTGCTCTGGTTTCCGGGGCCGGCCAGCGCGACCGGCGAGGACGTCGCCGAATTTCACGTCCATGGCGGCCGCGCGGTGCTGGCGGCACTCCTCGCCGCGATTTCTCTTATTCCGAATACGCGTGCGGCCGAGCCCGGCGAGTTCACGCGGCGCGCGTTCGAGAACGGCAAGCTCGATCTCACCGAAGCCGAAGGCCTCGACGATCTCATCCATGCCGATACCGATCGCCAGCGCCGCCAGGCGCTGCGCCAGTTGCAGGGCCTGCTCGGCGATCGCGCGCGCGACTGGCGCGAGCGCATCATCGAGGCGTCGGCGCTGATCGAAGCCGGCATCGATTTTTCCGACGAGGGCGATGTGCCGGCCGAGCTGAGGGCGCCGGCGGTGAAAGCGATCAAAGCGCTGCATGACGAAATCACAGAAGTCCTTGCGGCACAGGGACATTCTGAACGCCTGCGCGATGGCCTGGTGGTTGCGATCGCGGGCGAGCCGAATGTCGGCAAGTCGACGCTGATCAATCAGCTGTCGCGCCGCGAGGTCGCGATCGTCTCGCCCTACGCCGGCACCACGCGTGACGTGATCGAGGTGCAGCTCGATCTCGATGGCTATCCGGTCACGGTGATCGACACGGCGGGTATCCGGGAGACCGACGATCCCGTGGAGCAGGAAGGCGTGCGCCGGGCGCGAGCGCGTGCCGAAGATGCCGACCTCGTGCTGTGGCTGGTCGAGGGTGGGCGCGCTGTCGATCCGGGCGCGATGCAATCGCTGGTGAAGTCCCGCCCCGGGCGTGAACAATCGGGCGGCTCGATCTGGATCGTCCGCAACAAGATCGATCTGGGCGAGGCGGAGGACGTCGGGTCGGGCGTCGAGTTCGGGATCTCGGCAAGGCGGGGGGACGGCGTTCCCAATCTGATTGACGCTCTCGTGAAATTCGCCGCCGAGTTTTTCGGGACGACCGAGGGCGCTTTGGTGACCCGGGCCCGCCAGCGAGATCTGTTGCGCCGGGCCTCGGACAGCTTGCGCCGGAGCTTGGAGCTTGTAGAAGACGGCGAAGAGCTTGCCGCCGAAGAGTTGCGTGCCGCGGCCTATGCCTTGGGCCGGCTGCTGGGCCGGGTCGACGTCGAGGACGTTCTCGGGGCCATCTTCCAGAAATTCTGCATCGGAAAGTAG
- the rho gene encoding transcription termination factor Rho translates to MREIKLQDLKSKTPAELVSFAEENGVENASTMRKQELLFAILKQLALAETDIVGEGVVEVLSDGFGFLRSPDANYLPGPDDIYVSPSQIRRFGLRTGDTIEGHIRSPKEGERYFALLKVNTLNFEDPEKAKHKVNFDNLTPLFPNQRFRMEIDDPTRKDLSARVIDIVAPIGKGQRALIVAPPRTGKTVLMQNIAHSITHNHPECYLIVLLIDERPEEVTDMQRSVKGEVVSSTFDEPAVRHVQVAEMVIEKAKRLVEHGRDVVILLDSITRLGRAYNTVVPSSGKVLTGGVDANALQRPKRFFGAARNIEEGGSLTIIATALVDTGSRMDEVIFEEFKGTGNSELILDRKVSDKRTFPAIDISRSGTRKEELITDTQVLKKMYVLRRILNPMGTMDAIDFLLDKLRSTKSNSEFFDSMNT, encoded by the coding sequence ATGCGGGAAATTAAACTCCAGGACCTCAAGTCGAAGACGCCGGCCGAGCTCGTCTCGTTCGCGGAAGAGAACGGGGTCGAGAATGCCAGCACCATGCGCAAGCAGGAGCTGTTGTTTGCCATCCTCAAGCAGCTTGCGCTCGCGGAAACCGACATCGTCGGCGAGGGCGTCGTCGAGGTGCTCTCCGACGGCTTCGGCTTCCTCCGCTCGCCCGATGCGAATTATCTGCCCGGCCCGGACGACATCTACGTTTCGCCCTCGCAGATCCGCCGTTTCGGCCTGCGCACCGGCGACACCATCGAAGGCCACATTCGCAGCCCGAAAGAGGGCGAGCGCTATTTCGCGCTGCTGAAGGTCAACACGCTCAATTTCGAGGACCCCGAAAAGGCCAAGCACAAGGTCAATTTCGACAACCTCACGCCGCTGTTTCCGAATCAGCGTTTCCGCATGGAAATCGACGATCCGACCCGGAAAGACCTTTCTGCAAGGGTGATCGACATCGTCGCGCCGATCGGCAAGGGCCAGCGCGCGCTGATCGTCGCGCCGCCGCGCACGGGTAAAACCGTGCTGATGCAGAACATCGCGCACTCGATCACGCACAATCATCCGGAATGCTATCTGATCGTGCTTCTGATCGACGAGCGTCCGGAAGAAGTCACGGACATGCAGCGCTCGGTGAAGGGCGAGGTCGTGTCGTCGACCTTCGACGAGCCGGCGGTGCGTCACGTCCAGGTCGCCGAGATGGTGATCGAGAAGGCAAAGCGCCTGGTCGAGCACGGCCGCGACGTCGTGATCCTGCTCGATTCGATCACCCGCCTCGGCCGCGCCTACAACACCGTGGTGCCGTCATCCGGCAAGGTGTTGACCGGCGGTGTCGACGCCAACGCGCTCCAGCGCCCGAAGCGCTTCTTCGGTGCTGCCCGCAACATCGAGGAGGGCGGCTCGCTGACCATCATTGCGACCGCGCTGGTCGATACCGGTAGCCGCATGGATGAAGTCATTTTCGAAGAGTTCAAGGGCACCGGTAACTCCGAACTGATCCTGGACCGCAAGGTCTCGGACAAGCGCACCTTCCCGGCGATCGACATCTCGCGCTCCGGCACCCGCAAGGAGGAACTCATCACCGATACGCAGGTGCTCAAGAAGATGTACGTGCTCCGCCGGATCCTCAATCCGATGGGCACGATGGACGCGATCGACTTCCTGCTCGACAAGCTGCGCTCGACCAAGAGCAATTCGGAGTTCTTCGACTCGATGAACACCTGA
- a CDS encoding Maf family protein: protein MSLWRGETPLILASQSSARKMLLASAGLEFKAITADLDERGIQAASKLSDPHDIALLLAREKAKAVSASHPGSYVIGADQTLALGERLFNKPAGRTQAMAQLLDLAGKSHALNSAVAVARDAKIVFEDVSVARMTMRPMTETELSAYLDAAGDAVTTSVGAYQLEGLGSHLFERIEGDHFTILGLPLLPLLAFLRRERLVAV from the coding sequence ATGTCTCTCTGGCGCGGCGAAACTCCGTTGATACTGGCCTCGCAGAGCAGCGCGCGAAAGATGCTGCTGGCCAGTGCCGGACTGGAGTTCAAGGCGATTACGGCCGATCTCGACGAGCGCGGCATTCAGGCCGCCTCGAAGCTTTCAGACCCGCATGACATCGCCTTGCTGCTGGCGCGTGAGAAGGCCAAGGCGGTCTCGGCCAGTCATCCGGGGAGCTACGTGATCGGTGCCGACCAGACCCTGGCTCTCGGCGAGCGCCTCTTCAACAAGCCCGCAGGCCGCACACAGGCGATGGCGCAACTGCTCGATCTCGCCGGCAAAAGCCACGCGCTGAATTCCGCGGTGGCCGTGGCGCGAGATGCCAAGATCGTTTTCGAGGATGTTTCGGTGGCCCGCATGACCATGCGGCCGATGACCGAGACGGAGCTTTCAGCCTATCTCGACGCTGCCGGCGATGCGGTGACGACCAGCGTCGGCGCCTATCAGCTCGAAGGCCTCGGCAGCCATCTGTTCGAGCGCATCGAGGGTGACCATTTCACCATTCTCGGCCTGCCGCTGCTGCCGTTGCTTGCGTTCCTGCGGCGCGAACGGCTAGTTGCGGTGTGA
- the secB gene encoding protein-export chaperone SecB, producing the protein MTNGNGTPPEAAQAPQLNVLAQYIKDLSFENPNAPTSLQQQGQPPQINIQINVNASNLSETEFEVTLSVEGKAETAGKIMFSFELAYAGVFRITNVPKENLHPLVMIECPRLLFPFAREIIATAVRDGGFPPLMLDPVDFVGLYRQNMERQMAAQQTSGQA; encoded by the coding sequence ATGACCAACGGCAACGGCACCCCTCCCGAGGCGGCCCAGGCTCCCCAGCTCAACGTTCTGGCGCAATATATCAAGGACCTTTCGTTCGAGAATCCGAACGCGCCGACCTCGCTCCAACAGCAGGGCCAGCCGCCCCAGATCAACATCCAGATCAATGTCAACGCCAGCAATCTCAGCGAAACCGAGTTCGAGGTGACGCTGTCGGTCGAGGGCAAGGCCGAGACCGCCGGTAAGATCATGTTCTCGTTCGAACTCGCCTATGCCGGCGTGTTCCGCATCACCAACGTGCCGAAGGAGAACCTGCATCCGCTGGTCATGATCGAATGCCCGCGTCTGCTGTTCCCGTTCGCCCGCGAGATCATCGCGACCGCCGTGCGCGACGGCGGGTTCCCGCCCCTGATGCTGGATCCGGTCGACTTCGTCGGTCTCTATCGTCAAAACATGGAGCGGCAAATGGCCGCTCAGCAGACAAGCGGTCAGGCCTGA
- a CDS encoding pyruvate, water dikinase regulatory protein: MPTSNNYFHLHLVSDSTGETLITVARAVAAQYANVTPVEHVYPLVRSQKQLDRVLDEIEEAPGIVLFTLLEKDLVSRLEDKCKQINVPSLSIIGPVMQLFEAYLGAATTGRVGAQHVLNAEYFKRIDALNYTMIHDDGQHVEGLDDADVVLVGVSRTSKTPTSIYLANRGIRTANVPLVPGIPVPSQLETLTRPLVVSLHATPERLIQIRQNRLLSMGAESGSETYTDRQSVTEEVAFARKLSAKHDWPLLDVTRRSIEETAAAIMKLYSDRQRNRPTG, encoded by the coding sequence GTGCCGACCTCGAACAATTATTTCCATCTCCACCTGGTCTCCGACTCCACCGGAGAGACGCTGATCACCGTCGCGCGCGCCGTCGCGGCGCAGTACGCCAACGTCACCCCGGTCGAGCATGTCTATCCCCTGGTGCGCAGCCAGAAGCAGCTCGACCGCGTGCTAGACGAGATCGAGGAGGCGCCGGGGATCGTGCTGTTCACGCTGCTGGAGAAGGATCTGGTCTCGAGGCTCGAGGACAAGTGCAAGCAGATCAACGTTCCGAGCCTGTCGATCATCGGGCCGGTGATGCAGTTGTTCGAAGCCTATCTCGGTGCCGCGACCACGGGCCGCGTCGGCGCCCAGCACGTCCTCAACGCGGAATATTTCAAGCGCATTGACGCGCTGAACTACACGATGATCCACGACGACGGCCAGCATGTCGAAGGCCTCGACGATGCCGACGTGGTGCTGGTTGGTGTCTCGCGCACCTCCAAGACACCGACGTCGATCTACCTGGCCAATCGCGGCATCCGCACCGCCAACGTGCCATTGGTTCCGGGCATTCCGGTGCCGTCACAATTGGAGACCTTGACGCGGCCGCTGGTGGTGAGCCTGCATGCGACGCCGGAACGCCTGATCCAGATCCGCCAGAACCGCCTGCTTTCCATGGGCGCGGAGTCCGGCAGCGAGACCTATACAGACAGGCAGTCGGTTACCGAGGAGGTCGCGTTCGCGCGCAAGCTGAGCGCCAAGCACGATTGGCCGCTGCTCGACGTCACGCGGCGATCGATCGAGGAAACCGCCGCGGCGATCATGAAGCTCTACAGCGACCGCCAGCGCAATCGGCCCACGGGATAG
- the hslU gene encoding ATP-dependent protease ATPase subunit HslU has product MTDFSPREIVSELDRFIVGQADAKRAVSIALRNRWRRQQLSGSLREEVLPKNILMIGPTGVGKTEIARRLAKLANAPFLKVEATKFTEVGYVGRDVEQIVRDLVEVAIAQVRERKRKDVQARAQLAAEERVLDALVGANSSQATRESFRKKLRAGELNDKEIEIETQSSGGGMPMFEIPGMPGAQMGAVSLGDIFGKLGGRSKTRRLTVENSHEILVNEESDKLLDTDQLTLEAISAVENNGIVFLDEIDKICARDGRVGGDVSREGVQRDLLPLIEGTTVSTKHGAVKTDHILFIASGAFHVAKPSDLLPELQGRLPIRVELQALTRDDMRRILTEPEASLIKQYVALLQTEGVTLDITADAIDALADVAVAVNSTVENIGARRLQTVMERVLDEISFTAPDRSGETVKVDADFVKKHVGDLAKNADLSRFIL; this is encoded by the coding sequence ATGACAGACTTCTCCCCCCGCGAAATCGTCTCCGAACTCGACCGTTTCATCGTCGGCCAGGCCGATGCCAAGCGCGCCGTCTCGATCGCGCTGCGCAATCGCTGGCGCCGGCAGCAGCTCTCCGGCTCCTTGCGCGAAGAGGTACTCCCGAAGAATATCTTGATGATCGGCCCCACCGGCGTCGGCAAGACGGAGATCGCGCGACGGCTCGCCAAGCTCGCGAACGCGCCGTTCCTGAAGGTGGAAGCGACGAAATTCACCGAGGTCGGCTATGTCGGCCGCGACGTCGAGCAGATCGTGCGCGATCTCGTCGAGGTCGCGATCGCCCAGGTACGCGAGCGCAAGCGCAAGGACGTGCAGGCGCGCGCGCAACTGGCTGCCGAGGAGCGCGTGCTCGACGCGCTGGTCGGCGCCAATTCCAGTCAGGCAACGCGCGAATCGTTCCGCAAGAAGCTGCGCGCCGGCGAGCTCAACGACAAGGAAATCGAGATCGAGACGCAATCCTCGGGCGGCGGCATGCCGATGTTCGAGATCCCGGGCATGCCTGGCGCGCAGATGGGCGCTGTCTCGCTCGGCGACATCTTCGGCAAGCTGGGCGGCCGCAGCAAGACGCGGCGCCTGACGGTCGAGAACTCGCACGAGATCCTCGTCAATGAAGAGTCCGACAAGCTGCTGGACACCGACCAGCTCACGCTGGAGGCGATCAGCGCGGTCGAGAACAACGGCATCGTGTTCCTGGACGAGATCGACAAGATCTGCGCGCGCGACGGCCGGGTCGGCGGCGACGTCTCGCGCGAGGGCGTGCAGCGTGACCTGTTGCCGTTGATCGAAGGCACCACAGTCTCGACCAAGCACGGTGCGGTGAAGACCGATCACATCCTGTTCATCGCGTCCGGCGCCTTCCACGTCGCGAAGCCGTCCGACCTGTTGCCCGAATTGCAGGGCCGCCTGCCGATCCGCGTCGAACTGCAGGCCCTGACCCGCGACGACATGCGCCGCATCCTGACCGAGCCCGAGGCCTCGCTGATCAAGCAATATGTCGCGTTGCTGCAGACCGAGGGCGTGACGCTCGACATCACCGCCGACGCCATCGACGCGCTCGCCGACGTCGCGGTCGCCGTCAATTCCACTGTCGAGAACATCGGCGCGCGGCGGCTCCAGACGGTGATGGAACGGGTGCTTGACGAAATCTCCTTCACCGCCCCCGACCGCAGCGGCGAGACCGTCAAGGTCGATGCGGATTTCGTGAAGAAGCACGTCGGCGATCTCGCCAAGAACGCGGATCTGAGCCGGTTCATTTTGTAA
- the dnaQ gene encoding DNA polymerase III subunit epsilon, translated as MREIVLDTETTGLDPLRGDRLVEIGCVEIFNRMPTGQTYHVYINPERDMPAEAFAVHGLSAEFLSTKPLFHEVVDAFLEFIGDAPLVIHNASFDIGFINAELDKVKRVAIPRERLVDTLLLARRKHPGVSNRLDDLCSRYSIDNSHRTKHGALLDAELLAEVYVDLVGARQSQLLLASEGEDIRVNAAGDAPRRQRTVPLAPRISDAEREAHRAFIATLGDKAIWNEFLPAPAASPPGQA; from the coding sequence ATGCGTGAAATCGTTCTCGACACCGAAACCACCGGCCTCGATCCGCTCCGCGGCGATCGCCTGGTCGAAATCGGCTGCGTCGAGATTTTCAACCGCATGCCGACGGGCCAGACATATCACGTCTATATCAATCCCGAACGGGACATGCCGGCGGAAGCCTTTGCGGTGCACGGGCTGTCGGCTGAGTTCCTGTCGACCAAGCCGCTGTTCCACGAGGTCGTCGATGCGTTTCTGGAGTTCATCGGCGACGCGCCGCTGGTGATCCACAACGCTTCGTTCGACATCGGCTTCATCAACGCCGAGCTCGACAAGGTCAAACGCGTCGCGATCCCGCGCGAGCGGCTGGTCGATACGCTGCTGTTGGCGCGGCGTAAGCATCCGGGCGTGTCGAACCGGCTCGACGATCTCTGCTCGCGCTATTCGATCGACAATTCACACCGTACCAAGCACGGCGCGCTGCTCGACGCCGAACTCCTGGCCGAAGTTTATGTCGATCTGGTCGGGGCGCGGCAGTCGCAGTTGCTTCTCGCTTCGGAAGGCGAGGACATTCGCGTCAATGCGGCTGGCGATGCGCCGCGGCGGCAGCGGACCGTGCCGCTCGCGCCGCGGATTTCCGATGCCGAGCGCGAGGCCCATCGGGCCTTCATCGCAACGCTCGGCGACAAGGCGATCTGGAACGAGTTCCTGCCCGCTCCAGCCGCCTCTCCGCCTGGTCAGGCCTGA
- a CDS encoding Smr/MutS family protein, with translation MKRSSRPPVLEPRPSPRRRALSEEERALWDAVAKQVKPLRKHRVAKTHAPPRTEPSPAAPATRSAPSPRPIAAAPAVRVAKPPMPPLAPLGKRERTKLSRGRSEIEARLDLHGMTQIRAHRALTGFLHRAHHDGLTFVLVITGKGRSGGESGVLRRQVPEWLSLPEFRAFVVGFEEAHIGHGGEGALYVRIRRARY, from the coding sequence ATGAAGCGATCGTCCCGTCCGCCCGTGCTGGAGCCTCGTCCCTCGCCGCGCCGCCGTGCGCTGAGCGAGGAGGAGCGCGCGCTGTGGGATGCGGTCGCAAAACAGGTCAAGCCGCTGCGGAAGCATCGCGTGGCAAAGACACACGCCCCGCCGCGCACCGAGCCTTCACCGGCAGCGCCGGCCACGCGATCTGCGCCATCGCCACGGCCGATCGCTGCCGCGCCGGCTGTGCGCGTGGCAAAGCCGCCGATGCCGCCGCTGGCACCGCTGGGCAAGCGCGAGCGCACAAAATTGTCGCGCGGCCGCAGCGAGATCGAGGCGCGGCTCGATCTGCACGGCATGACCCAGATACGCGCCCATCGGGCCCTGACCGGCTTCCTGCACCGCGCCCATCACGACGGCCTGACCTTCGTGCTCGTCATCACCGGCAAGGGACGCAGCGGCGGCGAAAGCGGCGTGCTCCGCCGCCAGGTGCCGGAATGGCTGAGCCTGCCGGAGTTCCGCGCCTTCGTCGTCGGCTTCGAGGAGGCGCATATCGGCCATGGCGGCGAGGGCGCGCTCTATGTGCGGATACGCCGGGCGAGGTATTAG
- the coaE gene encoding dephospho-CoA kinase (Dephospho-CoA kinase (CoaE) performs the final step in coenzyme A biosynthesis.): MRILGLTGSIGMGKSTTAKLFAEAGVPVYDADAAVHQLYEGEAAPAIEAAFPGTTANGKVDRPKLSARVVHDPAAIKQLEQIVHPMLGASRQKFFADAEAAKAPVVVLDIPLLFETGGEKRVDAVVVVSTSPELQRKRVLERGTMDEAKLDAIIAKQTPDAEKRRRADFVVDTSHGLEPVRAQITHILAEVVKMPQRRA; encoded by the coding sequence ATGCGGATCCTTGGACTGACCGGCTCGATCGGGATGGGAAAATCCACCACCGCGAAATTGTTCGCGGAGGCCGGCGTTCCCGTCTACGACGCCGATGCTGCCGTCCATCAACTCTACGAGGGTGAGGCCGCGCCCGCGATCGAGGCCGCCTTTCCCGGGACTACCGCGAACGGCAAGGTCGATCGCCCGAAACTGTCCGCGCGCGTCGTGCATGATCCGGCCGCGATCAAGCAGCTCGAGCAGATCGTTCATCCGATGCTGGGCGCCTCCCGGCAAAAATTCTTCGCCGATGCGGAAGCAGCCAAGGCGCCCGTCGTGGTCCTGGATATCCCGCTGCTGTTCGAAACCGGCGGCGAGAAACGCGTCGATGCCGTCGTCGTGGTGTCGACCTCGCCGGAACTCCAGCGCAAGCGTGTGCTGGAGCGCGGCACGATGGATGAGGCCAAGCTCGACGCGATCATTGCCAAGCAGACGCCGGATGCCGAGAAGCGCAGGCGGGCCGATTTCGTAGTGGATACGTCACACGGACTTGAACCCGTGCGCGCCCAAATCACGCACATTCTGGCCGAGGTCGTTAAGATGCCGCAGCGGCGAGCCTGA